Proteins encoded within one genomic window of Fibrobacter sp. UWR4:
- a CDS encoding MotA/TolQ/ExbB proton channel family protein: protein MSKMLQSFSPESDGWQFMWIISVVFLIGLGFSIERFVYIMVKSGSGRAKFLADFGKLISSQQYDQALSLANKTKLPVARVMAAIVAARNGGRETMTAACDAVFLTEAPRLTRYISIIQVMASISTLLGLMGTIYGLIFTFDAVANKPASERAKALSDGIAIAMGTTLLGLLSAVPLLVIVGLLNMNSERLIQEMEEKGLKIINSLA, encoded by the coding sequence ATGTCTAAAATGCTTCAATCTTTCAGCCCCGAATCCGATGGTTGGCAGTTCATGTGGATCATCTCGGTCGTCTTCCTGATCGGCCTTGGTTTCTCCATCGAACGTTTTGTCTACATCATGGTTAAGAGCGGTTCTGGCCGTGCTAAGTTCCTGGCTGACTTTGGTAAGCTCATCTCTTCTCAGCAGTATGATCAGGCTCTGAGCCTCGCTAACAAGACCAAGCTCCCGGTTGCTCGCGTCATGGCTGCAATCGTTGCTGCTCGTAACGGTGGCCGCGAAACCATGACTGCTGCTTGCGATGCAGTTTTCCTTACTGAAGCTCCCCGTCTGACTCGTTACATCTCCATCATCCAGGTTATGGCTTCCATCTCTACCTTGCTCGGTCTGATGGGTACTATTTACGGTCTGATCTTCACCTTCGACGCTGTTGCTAACAAGCCTGCTTCTGAACGTGCAAAGGCTCTTTCTGACGGTATCGCTATCGCTATGGGTACCACCCTCCTCGGCCTTCTCTCTGCAGTGCCCCTGCTGGTTATCGTTGGCCTCCTCAACATGAACTCCGAACGCCTGATCCAGGAAATGGAAGAAAAGGGCCTCAAGATCATCAACTCCTTGGCATAA
- a CDS encoding biopolymer transporter ExbD — MARQLKKPAKPEEPDLLPAMGLFTILIPMLLSMAAFSKLAIVEVNLPERSVMSNSDDQPPPDEQALNLSLAITGDYLVIGARGGFQPNVYFKEMWTFRCKSDAKLITHSPDDVKAAVESGHGPKCQDGSEMDKEKYLYEIEAIQLWAIQKESEEDPGKIIWAVYSNGGTAEEAVADSAYVDGNNNFLMAVGEGPGGAQKPAGLVKPSAGQAIATLAENSVRTLKPDVAAKNMIAPLSAYDLIAKDLIAIHTTFIDLDDADNIIIVANDDTQFDKIIQLMDRAKEAGFGKINLAKLGG; from the coding sequence ATGGCAAGACAACTTAAGAAACCAGCAAAGCCTGAAGAACCGGACCTGTTGCCGGCAATGGGCTTGTTCACAATCTTGATTCCTATGCTCTTGTCCATGGCTGCTTTCTCTAAGCTCGCTATTGTGGAAGTTAACCTGCCCGAACGCAGCGTTATGTCCAACAGCGACGATCAGCCGCCTCCCGATGAGCAGGCTCTGAACTTGTCTTTGGCAATTACTGGCGATTACCTTGTTATTGGTGCTCGCGGTGGTTTCCAGCCGAACGTCTATTTCAAGGAAATGTGGACGTTCCGTTGCAAGTCCGATGCCAAGCTGATCACTCATTCTCCGGATGATGTGAAGGCTGCAGTAGAAAGTGGACATGGTCCCAAGTGCCAGGATGGCAGCGAAATGGATAAGGAAAAGTACCTTTACGAAATCGAAGCTATCCAGCTCTGGGCTATCCAGAAGGAATCTGAAGAAGATCCCGGTAAGATTATCTGGGCTGTTTACTCCAACGGTGGTACCGCTGAAGAAGCAGTCGCTGACAGTGCATACGTAGACGGCAACAACAACTTCCTCATGGCAGTTGGTGAAGGTCCTGGTGGCGCTCAGAAGCCCGCTGGCCTCGTGAAGCCCAGTGCAGGTCAGGCAATCGCAACTCTCGCAGAAAACTCTGTCCGTACTCTGAAACCGGACGTAGCTGCTAAGAATATGATTGCTCCTCTGTCTGCTTATGACCTGATCGCTAAGGATCTCATTGCAATCCATACTACGTTCATCGACCTTGATGATGCTGACAACATTATTATCGTTGCTAACGATGATACTCAGTTCGACAAGATCATTCAACTTATGGACCGTGCTAAAGAAGCCGGTTTTGGCAAGATCAACCTTGCTAAGCTGGGAGGTTAA
- a CDS encoding biopolymer transporter ExbD — translation MARRSRKYGEDVPFSITSMMDMMTIILVFMIKNMDAEGQLLTQAENLILPVSVSKKQPAEVSLVVIIDREYVVVDNKKVVPTDDVFKQEDLCVAPVLAELHERRKAERDAALAANQPGDAAGSVVVQIDKNIPYDVMYKVMATCGIAGVPTCDYTGPDTRLNGYTNVSFAVMEKNGGED, via the coding sequence ATGGCAAGAAGAAGTCGTAAATACGGTGAAGACGTCCCGTTCTCGATTACGTCCATGATGGACATGATGACCATTATTCTGGTGTTCATGATTAAGAACATGGACGCAGAAGGTCAGCTCTTAACTCAGGCCGAAAACTTGATCCTTCCGGTTTCTGTCTCTAAGAAGCAGCCTGCAGAAGTTTCTCTGGTTGTTATTATCGATAGAGAATATGTTGTGGTCGATAACAAGAAAGTTGTCCCGACTGATGACGTGTTCAAGCAGGAAGATCTTTGCGTGGCCCCCGTTCTCGCTGAATTGCACGAACGTCGTAAGGCTGAACGTGACGCAGCCCTCGCCGCAAACCAGCCCGGTGATGCAGCAGGTAGCGTTGTTGTCCAGATCGACAAGAACATTCCTTACGATGTGATGTACAAGGTGATGGCTACCTGCGGTATTGCAGGCGTCCCCACTTGCGATTACACTGGCCCGGATACTCGCCTGAATGGTTACACAAACGTTTCCTTCGCCGTGATGGAAAAGAACGGTGGGGAGGACTAA